In Engraulis encrasicolus isolate BLACKSEA-1 chromosome 15, IST_EnEncr_1.0, whole genome shotgun sequence, the following proteins share a genomic window:
- the LOC134464422 gene encoding uncharacterized protein LOC134464422, with protein sequence MQQYPTQFNYPISHNHYVKQTGNQTASSTSNQQANWHSQHAQRGGNQTTGAHFNHQASSTTKFGHQQHGVTMQNGMYAPQTGYHGNGSCGTSLRHQDSRTISSEYCNIASGYNMVSDGNKNFQRTQPATATQQITSSASSVTHYVPVQMYVVQNNPQQNLNTPSNGLQLTGQGQVNFNSTNKPSHPVQTSFQPSSSQHLAISQHQPSNSTEAKQMQQQHGTQRNNRSSKGQAVQPTHNSGMRQKMVRGTWRQKAVQASSSAMGAPQSSFPSANDQMLKGNPTLLTANETAPQTQTTTNTDSGTGLAFTLGTVREFLAFLEPREKTPERKDNTQDFARTILDLYWGGDYHNYIVTEQKGTFDKILTKATKFAAEEDKVVFYGMKTDFLNRLASVYNSTASDVTMETRKSSWRNVSDESLDIDKELADGDFMKETFPSILENMKKQHPYLGNIQPEKENKDSTDIQKITIDSSKDFVQMCNNSQDLDNVKSPQTVDADSTDAEVDTSSPCELKAEQSRTSDHPGSPGEAILSLEISVSVDEQSCLSQLMGKESSLICLKTSNKKENCTLEHQQDLHQDNRHPTDRPCPSKHQVQGDVMKDCRVVLKRVALPKLQIPTPTLSLSGIKSSSPISPSAPMKKSSTETEKRSSSTETEGGHGVKRPRQCVGKASSISQPPPSKKCKTGFSKDTTNEPTRTRHWTGSPISASRQSSRKSSVISLSPVAPASRDDVKKRKATLRLYGAQKVDAKDKIRKAKYYTDCSRDSPPVHSIFYSPKKSSARDKIMQSWEGSLVTATRGRRRDTDMSRRCC encoded by the exons ATGCAGCAATACCCGACTCAGTTCAACTACCCCATCAGTCACAACCACTATGTGAAGCAGACAGGAAATCAAACTGCAAGCTCCACTTCAAACCAGCAGGCAAACTGGCACAGCCAGCATGCCCAGCGAGGAGGAAACCAGACAACAGGAGCCCATTTCAACCACCAAGCAAGTTCAACCACCAAGTTTGGACACCAACAGCATGGTGTTACCATGCAGAATGGAATGTACGCTCCACAGACTGGTTACCATGGAAATGGATCTTGTGGAACATCCTTGAGACATCAGGATTCCAGAACCATTTCTTCGGAATACTGTAACATTGCCAGTGGATACAACATGGTGTCAGATGGCAACAAGAACTTCCAGAGGACACAACCAGCTACTGCAACACAGCAGATAACATCTTCAGCATCCTCTGTGACTCATTATGTACCTGTTCAGATGTATGTTGTCCAGAACAACCCACAGCAGAATCTGAACACACCAAGCAATGGATTACAACTGACCGGTCAAGGCCAGGTGAATTTCAACAGCACCAACAAACCATCACACCCAGTTCAGACATCATTTCAGCCATCAAGCAGTCAACATCTTGCCATCTCTCAACATCAGCCTTCGAACTCCACTGAGGCAAAACAAATGCAACAGCAGCACGGTACCCAAAGGAATAACAGGTCAAGCAAAGGCCAAGCTGTGCAACCCACACATAACAGTGGAATGAGACAGAAAATGGTACGTGGTACGTGGAGACAGAAAGCAGTACAAGCCTCCTCATCAGCCATGGGTGCACCTCAGTCAAGTTTCCCCAGCGCCAATGACCAGATGTTGAAAGGAAACCCTACATTGCTGACTGCTAACGAGACTGCTCCACAGACACAGACGACCACAAACACAGACTCAGGCACAGGCTTGGCCTTTACTCTTGGCACGGTGAGAGAATTTTTGGCGTTCTTGGAACCGAGAGAGAAAACGCCAGAGAGAAAAGACAATACACAAGACTTTGCACGCACAATACTTGATCTCTATTGGGGTGGAGATTATCACAACTACATCGTCACAGAACAAAAAGGCACCTTCGACAAAATCTTAACAAAGGCTACAAAGTTTGCAGCTGAGGAAGACAAGGTGGTGTTTTATGGCATGAAGACGGACTTTTTGAATCGGCTGGCAAGCGTGTACAACAGTACTGCCAGTGATGTCACCATGGAAACTAGGAAGTCGTCCTGGAGAAATGTGAGTGACGAATCACTGGACATAGACAAGGAATTGGCAGATGGAGATTTTATGAAGGAAACCTTTCCATCAATCCTGGAGAACATGAAGAAACAACATCCCTATCTCGGTAACATCCAgcctgaaaaagaaaacaaagacagcACTGACATCCAGAAAATCACAATTGACTCATCGAAAGACTTTGTACAAATGTGTAATAACAGCCAGGATTTGGACAATGTAAAATCACCCCAGACTGTTGATGCAGATAGCACAGATGCTGAGGTAGACACCTCTTCGCCATGTGAACTTAAAGCTGAACAGTCCCGGACATCTGACCATCCTGGCAGTCCAGGCGAAGCCATATTGTCCTTGGAGATCTCTGTGTCAGTGGATGAGCAAAGTTGTCTGTCACAGCTGATGGGCAAAGAGTCATCCTTAATTTGCCTCAAGACTAGCAACAAGAAAGAAAACTGCACTCTGGAGCACCAGCAAGATCTGCACCAGGACAACAGACATCCTACTGACAGACCATGCCCCTCCAAACATCAGGTGCAAGGTGATGTCATGAAAGACTGTCGGGTAGTGCTGAAGAGGGTTGCTCTCCCTAAATTACAGATTCCCACTCCAACCCTGTCACTCAGTGGAATTAAATCCAgctcccccatctccccatctGCTCCCATGAAGAAAAGTTCGACTGAGACAGAGAAGCGATCAAGTTCTACAGAGACTGAGGGAGGACATGGGGTAAAAAGGCCAAGACAGTGTGTTGGAAAAGCCAGCAGCATCAGCCAACCACCGCCCTCCAAGAAATGTAAAACTGGATTTTCCAAAGACACCACAAATGAGCCCACCAGAACAAGACATTGGACTGGAAGTCCCATCTCTGCTTCAAGACAGAGCTCTCGGAAATCTTCAGTGATTTCATTAAGTCCAGTGGCACCAGCATCCAGAGATGACGTCAAGAAAAGGAAAGCAACTTTGAGGTTATACGGAGCCCAAAAAGTTGATGCCAAGGACAAGATCAGAAAGGCAAAGTATTACACAGACTGTAGCCGAGATTCTCCACCTGTACATTCCATCTTCTACTCTCCTAAGAAGAGTTCTGCAAGAGATAAAATCATGCAAAGCTGGGAGGGCAGTCTTGTTACCGCAaccagagggaggagaagagacactGACATGTCTAGAAG GTGCTGCTAA